In Myxocyprinus asiaticus isolate MX2 ecotype Aquarium Trade chromosome 46, UBuf_Myxa_2, whole genome shotgun sequence, a single window of DNA contains:
- the LOC127436104 gene encoding uncharacterized protein C11orf96 homolog, with product MAARPMETVGFPVLPAHILASAMEEFPQQLPVPKCLARCRNRPRRPRDARFKTQPVTFAEIAEVEEEGASPLEEERARRSFLQSLESLRKSTQTLHHAGSTQSCRTTSTQASLDSSDSDSAQ from the coding sequence ATGGCTGCACGTCCAATGGAGACGGTGGGTTTCCCGGTTCTACCTGCACACATATTGGCATCAGCAATGGAGGAGTTTCCCCAGCAGCTGCCTGTGCCCAAGTGTCTAGCCAGGTGCCGAAACCGTCCCCGGCGGCCACGAGATGCCCGGTTCAAGACCCAGCCGGTGACCTTTGCAGAGATTGCAGAAGTGGAGGAAGAAGGGGCTTCGCCTCTGGAGGAAGAAAGGGCGAGACGGTCTTTCCTGCAGTCGCTGGAGAGTCTAAGAAAAAGCACACAGACTTTGCACCACGCGGGATCCACGCAAAGCTGCCGCACCACATCCACGCAGGCTAGTCTGGACTCCAGTGACTCAGACTCGGCACAGTGA